Proteins from one Choloepus didactylus isolate mChoDid1 chromosome 4, mChoDid1.pri, whole genome shotgun sequence genomic window:
- the PSMC1 gene encoding 26S proteasome regulatory subunit 4 gives MGQSQSGGHGPGGGKKDDKDKKKKYEPPVPTRVGKKKKKTKGPDAASKLPLVTPHTQCRLKLLKLERIKDYLLMEEEFIRNQEQMKPLEEKQEEERSKVDDLRGTPMSVGTLEEIIDDNHAIVSTSVGSEHYVSILSFVDKDLLEPGCSVLLNHKVHAVIGVLMDDTDPLVTVMKVEKAPQETYADIGGLDNQIQEIKESVELPLTHPEYYEEMGIKPPKGVILYGPPGTGKTLLAKAVANQTSATFLRVVGSELIQKYLGDGPKLVRELFRVAEEHAPSIVFIDEIDAIGTKRYDSNSGGEREIQRTMLELLNQLDGFDSRGDVKVIMATNRIETLDPALIRPGRIDRKIEFPLPDEKTKKRIFQIHTSRMTLADDVILDDLIMAKDDLSGADIKAICTEAGLMALRERRMKVTNEDFKKSKENVLYKKQEGTPEGLYL, from the exons ATG gGTCAAAGTCAGAGTGGTGGTCATGGTCCTGGAGGTGGCAAAAAGGATGACAAG gacaagaaaaagaaatatgaaccTCCTGTACCAACCAGAGtggggaaaaagaagaagaaaacaaagggaccAGATGCTGCCAGCAAACTGCCACTGG TGACACCTCACACTCAGTGCCGGTTAAAATTATTGAAGTTAGAGAGAATTAAAGACTATCTTCTCATGGAGGAAGAATTCATTAGAAATCAAGAACAAATGAAACCATTAGAAGAAAAGCAAGAG GAGGAAAGATCAAAGGTGGATGATTTGAGGGGGACCCCAATGTCAGTAGGAACCTTGGAAGAGATCATTGATGACAATCACGCCATCGTGTCTACATCAGTGGGCTCAGAACACTATGtcagcattctttcttttgtggacAAGGATCTACTGGAACCAGGCTGCTCTGTCCTGCTCAACCACAAG GTGCATGCGGTGATAGGGGTGCTGATGGATGACACTGATCCCCTGGTTACCGTGATGAAGGTCGAAAAGGCCCCCCAGGAGACTTATGCTGATATTGGGGGATTGGACAACCAAATCCAGGAAATTAAG GAATCTGTGGAGCTTCCTCTTACACATCCCGAATATTATGAAGAGATGGGTATAAAGCCCCCTAAGGGGGTCATCCTCTATGGTCCACCTGGCACAG GTAAAACATTGTTAGCTAAAGCAGTAGCAAACCAAACCTCGGCCACTTTCTTGAGAGTGGTTGGCTCTGAACTTATTCAGAAGTACTTAGGAGATGGACCCAAACTTGTGCGGGAATTGTTTCGAGTTGCTGAAGAACATGCACCATCCATTGTGTTTATTGATGAAATTGATGCCATTGGGACCAAAAG atatgaCTCAAATTCTGGTGGTGAGAGAGAAATTCAACGGACTATGTTGGAACTGTTGAACCAGTTGGACGGATTTGATTCAAGGGGAGATGTGAAAGTTATCATGGCCACAAACCGAATAGAAACTTTGGATCCAGCGCTTATCAGACCAG GCCGCATCGACAGGAAGATTGAGTTCCCCCTGCCTGACGAGAAGACCAAGAAGCGCATCTTCCAGATTCACACGAGCAGGATGACGTTGGCTGATGATGTAATCTTGGACGACTTGATCATGGCTAAAGATGACCTCTCTGGTGCTGACATCAAG GCAATCTGTACAGAAGCTGGTCTGATGGCCTTGAGAGAACGTAGAATGAAAGTAACAAATGAAGACTTcaaaaaatctaaagaaaatgttctttataAAAAACAAGAAGGCACCCCTGAAGGGCTCTATCTCTGA